The proteins below are encoded in one region of Mycobacterium sp. 3519A:
- a CDS encoding acyl-CoA dehydrogenase family protein: protein MSDFLATGMLPDHYEQLAKTVRDFAQTVVAPVAAKHDEEHSFPYEVVAGMADMGLFGLPFPEEYGGMGGDYFALCLALEELGKVDQSVAITLEAGVSLGAMPVYRFGNDQQKQEWLPLLASGKALGAFGLTEAGGGTDAGATRTTARMDGSTWIINGSKQFITNSGTDITKLVTVTAVTGESGGKKEISSILVPVPTEGFTAEPAYNKVGWNASDTHPLSFDDVRVPAENLLGERGRGYANFLRILDEGRIAIAALSVGAAQGCVDECVKYAKEREAFGARIGTYQAIAFKIARMEARAHAARTAYYDAAALMLAGKPFKKAAAIAKMVASEAAMDNARDATQVFGGYGFMNEYAVARHYRDSKILEIGEGTTEVQLMLIAREAGL from the coding sequence ATGAGCGACTTTTTAGCCACCGGAATGCTGCCGGATCATTACGAACAACTCGCCAAGACGGTCCGCGACTTTGCGCAGACCGTCGTCGCGCCCGTCGCCGCCAAACACGACGAGGAACATTCGTTCCCGTACGAGGTGGTGGCGGGGATGGCCGATATGGGCTTGTTCGGCCTGCCGTTTCCCGAGGAGTACGGCGGCATGGGCGGCGACTACTTCGCGCTGTGTCTGGCGCTGGAGGAACTCGGCAAGGTCGACCAGAGTGTGGCGATCACGCTCGAGGCGGGCGTGTCTCTTGGCGCGATGCCGGTGTACCGCTTCGGAAACGACCAACAGAAGCAGGAGTGGTTGCCGCTGTTGGCAAGTGGCAAAGCGCTCGGCGCGTTCGGCCTGACCGAGGCCGGTGGTGGCACCGACGCGGGGGCCACCAGGACCACCGCCCGGATGGATGGGTCGACATGGATCATTAATGGCTCCAAGCAGTTCATCACCAACTCGGGCACCGACATCACCAAGCTGGTCACCGTGACCGCGGTGACCGGCGAAAGCGGTGGCAAGAAAGAGATCTCGTCGATCCTGGTGCCGGTGCCCACCGAGGGATTCACCGCCGAACCGGCGTACAACAAGGTCGGCTGGAACGCCTCGGACACCCACCCGCTGTCGTTCGACGACGTGCGGGTGCCCGCGGAAAACCTGCTCGGCGAGCGCGGACGCGGATACGCCAACTTCCTTCGCATCCTCGACGAGGGCCGGATCGCCATCGCCGCGCTGTCGGTCGGTGCCGCCCAGGGTTGTGTCGACGAGTGTGTGAAGTACGCGAAGGAACGAGAGGCGTTCGGCGCGCGCATCGGCACCTATCAGGCGATCGCGTTCAAGATCGCACGCATGGAGGCGCGGGCGCACGCTGCGCGCACCGCGTACTACGACGCCGCGGCACTGATGTTGGCGGGCAAGCCGTTCAAGAAGGCCGCGGCCATCGCCAAGATGGTGGCCAGCGAGGCCGCAATGGACAACGCCCGCGACGCGACCCAGGTGTTCGGCGGGTACGGATTCATGAACGAATACGCCGTCGCGCGTCATTACCGCGACAGCAAGATCCTCGAAATCGGTGAGGGCACAACGGAAGTGCAGTTGATGCTGATCGCGCGCGAGGCCGGCCTGTGA
- a CDS encoding TetR/AcrR family transcriptional regulator gives MATSTRSSTRRSRAKSDRRSQLIAAAERLVAERGYLAVRLEDIGAAAGVSGPAIYRHFPNKEALLAELLVGISARLLAGATAVVDQADSAADALDGLIDFHLDFALGESDLIRIQDRDLGHLPPTAKRQVRKAQRQYVEIWVDVLRQLNDSLSEEDARLMAHAAFGLLNSTPHSVKPNSAKAAEASSRSVLRAMTVAALASAGR, from the coding sequence ATGGCCACGTCGACGCGTTCCTCGACGCGACGCAGCCGGGCCAAATCCGACCGTCGCAGCCAGCTCATCGCGGCCGCCGAACGCCTGGTGGCCGAACGGGGCTATCTGGCTGTGCGACTGGAGGACATCGGGGCGGCCGCCGGTGTCAGCGGCCCCGCGATATACCGGCACTTCCCCAATAAGGAGGCGCTTCTCGCGGAGCTTCTCGTCGGCATCAGCGCCCGCCTGCTGGCCGGGGCCACCGCCGTCGTCGACCAGGCCGACAGCGCCGCAGATGCGTTGGACGGGCTCATCGACTTTCACTTGGACTTCGCGTTGGGGGAATCGGATCTGATCCGCATTCAGGACCGCGACCTTGGACACCTGCCGCCGACGGCCAAGCGTCAAGTGCGGAAGGCGCAACGGCAATACGTCGAGATCTGGGTGGACGTGCTGCGGCAGTTGAACGACTCGCTGAGCGAGGAGGACGCCCGACTGATGGCACACGCGGCGTTCGGGTTATTGAACTCGACACCACACAGCGTGAAGCCGAATAGCGCAAAAGCGGCCGAGGCCAGTTCGCGATCCGTCCTGCGGGCGATGACGGTCGCTGCACTGGCCTCGGCCGGTCGTTGA
- a CDS encoding carboxyl transferase domain-containing protein, which translates to MRAPQGSHRDEHLALVEQLRAKLAAAALGGPERARERHVSRGKLLPRDRVDGLLDAGSAFLELAPLAADGMYDDECPGAGMIAGIGRVSGRECMIVANDATVKGGTYYPITVKKHLRAQEIAGQNRLPCIYLVDSGGAFLPRQDEVFPDREHFGRIFYNQANLSAEGIPQIAAVLGSCTAGGAYVPAMSDEAVIVRNQGTIFLGGPPLVKAATGEVVTAEELGGGDLHSKTSGVTDHLAHDDRDALRIVRRIVATLGPRTPVPWDVLPTVDAVADQTELYDVVPVDPRVPYDVHEVITRIVDGGEFAEFKADYGSTLVTGFARIHGHPVGIVANNGVLFSESALKGAHFIELCDKRNTPLLFLQNISGFMVGRDYEAGGIAKHGAKMVTAVACARVPKLTVVIGGSYGAGNYSMCGRAYSPRFLWMWPNARISVMGGEQAASVLATVRGEMTPEEEEKFKAPIRQQYEDQGNPYYSTARLWDDGVIDPADTRTVLGLALSIVAQAPLEAVSYGVFRM; encoded by the coding sequence ATGAGGGCACCGCAGGGCAGTCATCGCGACGAGCATCTCGCGCTGGTCGAACAGTTGCGTGCGAAGTTGGCCGCTGCGGCGCTCGGCGGCCCGGAACGCGCGCGGGAGCGCCATGTCAGCCGCGGAAAGCTGCTGCCGCGCGACCGCGTCGACGGCCTGCTTGATGCAGGCAGCGCATTCCTCGAACTGGCCCCGCTGGCCGCCGACGGAATGTACGACGACGAATGCCCAGGCGCAGGAATGATCGCGGGCATCGGCCGGGTGTCCGGTCGGGAATGCATGATCGTGGCCAACGACGCGACGGTCAAGGGCGGCACCTACTACCCGATCACCGTCAAGAAGCACCTGCGCGCGCAGGAGATCGCAGGCCAGAACAGGCTGCCCTGCATCTACCTCGTCGACTCCGGCGGGGCGTTCCTGCCGCGCCAGGACGAGGTGTTCCCCGACCGCGAGCACTTCGGCCGCATCTTCTACAACCAGGCCAACCTGTCCGCCGAAGGGATCCCGCAGATCGCTGCGGTACTCGGGTCGTGCACCGCGGGCGGCGCGTATGTGCCCGCGATGAGCGACGAGGCGGTGATCGTGCGCAACCAGGGCACCATCTTCCTCGGCGGTCCGCCGTTGGTGAAGGCCGCCACCGGCGAGGTGGTGACCGCCGAGGAACTCGGCGGCGGTGACCTGCACTCCAAAACCTCCGGTGTCACAGACCATTTGGCGCACGACGACCGTGACGCGCTGCGGATCGTCCGTCGCATCGTCGCGACACTCGGGCCCCGGACACCGGTGCCGTGGGACGTGCTGCCGACCGTCGACGCCGTCGCGGACCAGACCGAGCTCTACGACGTCGTGCCCGTCGACCCACGGGTGCCCTACGACGTGCACGAGGTGATCACCCGGATCGTGGACGGCGGCGAATTCGCGGAATTCAAGGCCGACTACGGCAGCACGTTGGTCACCGGCTTCGCCCGTATCCACGGTCACCCGGTCGGCATCGTCGCCAACAACGGCGTGTTGTTCAGCGAATCCGCGCTCAAGGGTGCGCATTTCATCGAACTGTGCGACAAGCGCAACACGCCGCTGCTGTTCCTGCAGAACATCTCGGGGTTCATGGTCGGCCGTGACTACGAGGCAGGCGGTATCGCCAAGCACGGCGCCAAGATGGTGACCGCTGTCGCCTGCGCCAGGGTGCCCAAACTCACCGTGGTGATCGGCGGATCGTACGGCGCGGGCAACTACTCGATGTGTGGCCGCGCGTACTCGCCGCGGTTCCTGTGGATGTGGCCCAACGCGCGGATCTCCGTGATGGGTGGTGAGCAGGCCGCGTCGGTGCTCGCGACGGTGCGCGGCGAGATGACGCCGGAAGAAGAAGAGAAGTTCAAGGCGCCGATCCGCCAGCAGTACGAGGACCAGGGCAACCCGTATTACTCGACGGCCAGGCTGTGGGACGACGGCGTGATCGACCCGGCGGACACCAGAACGGTACTGGGGCTTGCCCTTTCGATCGTCGCGCAAGCACCGCTAGAAGCGGTTTCCTACGGCGTGTTCAGGATGTGA
- a CDS encoding biotin carboxylase N-terminal domain-containing protein, translated as MHFNTVLVANRGEIAVRVIRTLRAMGIRSVAVFSDADANARHVAEADVAVGIGPAPARQSYLDIDAVVGAAQRTGAQAVHPGYGFLSENAQFAAALQAAGIVFIGPPAAAIQTMGDKIAAKAAVSAFGVPVVPGVSRPGLTDADLIAGADEVGFPVLVKPSAGGGGKGMRVVHDPSELAAALASARREAASAFGDDTLFLERFVLNPRHIEVQVLADGYGNVVHFGERECSLQRRHQKVIEEAPSPLLDPATRARIGAAACDTARSVDYTGAGTVEFIVSADRPDEFFFMEMNTRLQVEHPVTEMVTGVDLVELQVRIAAGEKLPIGQDDIVMRGHAVEARVYAEDPARGFLPTGGDVLGLAEPDGPGVRVDSGLAVGTVVGSEYDPMLAKVIAHADDRPAALRLLDRALADTAVLGITTNIDFLRFLLTDDDVAAGRLDTGLLDRRTPDYVAAQCGDDELIAAAAYKWLRCWPAPVGDLWAVPSGWRMGQRAPTTFRLHAGDRTDHVHLVGTPGAATARVEDGETRSLAASLDGNRLSVTLAGLRTEYLVAATDGQIWLSGGGRTAKVEEVREAPVRPDDEHSGDAELTSPMPGAVVAVGVEDGDNVAAGTVVVTVEAMKMEHALTAPVDGAVELLVAVGDQVKVGQPLARIITSKEDES; from the coding sequence ATGCACTTCAACACCGTTCTGGTAGCCAACCGCGGGGAGATCGCGGTGCGGGTGATCCGCACGCTGCGCGCGATGGGGATACGGTCGGTCGCGGTGTTCAGCGACGCCGACGCCAACGCCCGCCACGTGGCCGAGGCCGACGTCGCCGTCGGCATCGGGCCCGCGCCTGCGCGGCAGAGTTATCTGGACATCGACGCGGTGGTGGGGGCGGCGCAGCGCACCGGCGCCCAGGCGGTCCATCCCGGCTACGGATTCCTCTCGGAGAACGCACAATTCGCGGCGGCGCTGCAAGCCGCCGGGATCGTGTTCATCGGGCCGCCCGCCGCCGCCATCCAGACCATGGGCGACAAGATCGCGGCGAAGGCGGCTGTGTCGGCGTTCGGTGTCCCCGTGGTGCCCGGGGTGTCCCGGCCCGGCCTGACCGACGCCGATCTGATCGCGGGGGCCGACGAGGTCGGTTTCCCGGTGTTGGTCAAGCCGTCGGCGGGCGGCGGCGGTAAAGGGATGCGGGTGGTGCACGACCCGTCGGAACTGGCCGCGGCACTGGCCAGCGCCCGTCGCGAGGCGGCGTCGGCGTTCGGCGACGACACGTTGTTCCTCGAGCGATTCGTGTTGAACCCCAGGCACATCGAGGTACAGGTGCTCGCCGACGGATACGGCAACGTCGTGCATTTCGGCGAGCGCGAATGCAGCCTGCAGCGGCGTCATCAGAAGGTGATCGAGGAGGCGCCGTCGCCGCTGCTCGACCCGGCGACACGGGCACGCATCGGCGCGGCGGCCTGTGACACCGCCCGCAGCGTCGACTACACCGGCGCAGGCACTGTCGAATTCATCGTGTCCGCCGACCGGCCCGACGAGTTCTTCTTCATGGAGATGAACACCCGCCTTCAGGTGGAACACCCGGTCACCGAGATGGTCACCGGTGTCGACCTGGTCGAACTCCAAGTTCGCATCGCGGCGGGGGAGAAGCTGCCGATCGGTCAGGACGACATCGTGATGCGCGGTCACGCCGTCGAGGCCCGGGTCTATGCGGAGGACCCTGCGCGCGGCTTCTTGCCCACCGGTGGTGACGTGTTGGGCCTCGCCGAACCCGATGGGCCCGGTGTGCGGGTCGATTCCGGCCTCGCCGTCGGCACCGTCGTCGGCAGCGAGTACGACCCGATGCTGGCCAAAGTCATCGCCCACGCCGACGACCGGCCCGCCGCGCTACGCCTGCTCGACCGTGCGCTGGCCGACACCGCGGTGCTCGGTATCACCACCAACATCGACTTCCTGCGCTTCCTGCTCACCGACGACGATGTCGCCGCGGGCCGGTTGGATACCGGACTGCTGGACCGCAGAACGCCCGACTACGTCGCGGCGCAATGCGGTGACGACGAACTGATCGCCGCGGCCGCCTACAAGTGGCTGCGGTGCTGGCCGGCGCCCGTTGGTGACTTGTGGGCTGTGCCGTCGGGGTGGCGGATGGGACAGCGGGCACCCACGACGTTCCGGCTGCATGCGGGTGACCGCACCGACCATGTCCATCTCGTCGGCACCCCGGGTGCCGCCACGGCGCGCGTCGAAGACGGTGAAACACGTTCACTGGCAGCGTCTCTCGACGGTAACCGGCTGAGCGTCACGCTGGCCGGTCTGCGCACCGAGTACCTGGTGGCCGCCACCGACGGCCAGATCTGGCTGTCTGGCGGCGGTCGCACCGCCAAGGTCGAAGAAGTCCGGGAAGCGCCGGTGCGGCCCGACGACGAACACAGCGGAGACGCCGAACTGACCAGTCCGATGCCCGGCGCGGTGGTGGCAGTCGGCGTCGAGGACGGCGACAACGTCGCCGCGGGCACCGTCGTCGTCACCGTCGAGGCCATGAAGATGGAGCACGCGCTGACCGCGCCCGTCGACGGCGCAGTGGAACTTCTCGTCGCCGTCGGCGACCAGGTCAAGGTGGGCCAGCCGTTGGCGAGGATCATCACAAGTAAGGAAGACGAATCATGA
- a CDS encoding MaoC family dehydratase, translating into MSDQRVVVQRGLWFEEFETGVLYQHRPGRTITEADNVLFTTLTMNTQALHLDAAFSDALPPFNQRLVNSMFTLSTLVGLSVAQLTQGTIVGNLGFGEVAFPKPLFHGDTLYAETEVTDKRESKSRPGEGIVTFAHTGRNQHGDIVATASRKTMVRKRPEGE; encoded by the coding sequence GTGAGCGATCAGCGGGTAGTCGTCCAGCGCGGGCTGTGGTTCGAGGAGTTCGAGACCGGCGTGCTGTACCAGCACCGCCCCGGTCGCACCATCACCGAAGCCGACAACGTGCTGTTCACCACGCTGACGATGAACACCCAGGCGCTGCATCTGGACGCCGCGTTCTCCGATGCGTTGCCGCCGTTCAACCAGCGGTTGGTGAATTCGATGTTCACGCTCTCGACGCTGGTCGGGCTTTCGGTGGCGCAACTGACGCAGGGCACCATCGTCGGCAACCTCGGGTTCGGTGAGGTGGCGTTTCCCAAGCCGCTGTTCCACGGCGACACGCTGTACGCCGAGACCGAGGTGACCGACAAACGGGAATCCAAGAGCCGACCCGGCGAGGGAATCGTGACGTTCGCCCACACCGGCCGCAACCAGCACGGCGACATCGTCGCCACGGCATCGCGCAAGACCATGGTGCGCAAGCGACCCGAGGGGGAGTAA